The following proteins are encoded in a genomic region of Arachis ipaensis cultivar K30076 chromosome B02, Araip1.1, whole genome shotgun sequence:
- the LOC110268875 gene encoding AT-rich interactive domain-containing protein 3-like — protein MSAPDSADKAEPPLEDKSENQEAIPEGIPQQDIQSSENTLQSVILELDVNRTDREEASNLMEEANEFPQSNNGTEDDVNVFTNNANVAETTAEVKPEDGEVANGKSCNHAKPIPSGHNEPFMLQAVPADTNVKIKNILEVENKTDENQATATADNGNENSSHMLFLDADHCYDGNESETEEEQSAFMKELENFFRERSMEFKPPNFYGEGLNYLKLWRAVTRLGGYDKVFFNTPSPFLFLLLLLLLLSFPFFEGYGRGFI, from the exons ATGTCAGCACCAGATTCTGCGGACAAGGCTGAGCCACCACTTGAGGACAAAAGTGAGAATCAAGAGGCGATTCCTGAGGGTATTCCACAGCAAGATATTCAAAGTAGTGAAAATACTCTTCAGTCAGTCATATTAGAGCTTGATGTAAATAGAACTGATCGTGAGGAAGCTTCTAACCTGATGGAGGAAGCTAATGAATTTCCTCAGAGCAATAATGGTACAGAGGATGATGTGAATGTTTTTACAAATAATGCCAATGTTGCTGAAACAACAGCAGAGGTGAAGCCTGAAGATGGTGAAGTGGCTAATGGTAAAAGTTGCAACCATGCTAAACCCATACCATCCGGGCATAATGAACCTTTTATGCTGCAAGCTGTTCCAGCCGATACAAACGTTAAAATCAAGAATATATTAGAAGTTGAGAATAAGACTGATGAAAATCAAGCTACTGCAACTGCAGACAATGGGAATGAAAACTCAAGTCACATGCTTTTCTTGGACGCTGACCATTGTTATGATGGGAATGAGTCAGAGACGGAGGAAGAGCAATCAGCATTCATGAAGGAGCTTGAAAATTTCTTTAGGGAGAGGAGCATGGAATTCAAACCTCCCAACTTTTATGGAGAAGGACTTAATTACCTTAA GTTGTGGAGAGCTGTAACAAGATTGGGTGGTTATGACAAGGTATTCTTCAACACCCCGTCCccctttctcttcctcctcctcctcctcctcctcctgtcTTTTCCCTTTTTTGAGGGGTATGGCAGaggatttatataa